A stretch of DNA from Candidatus Neomarinimicrobiota bacterium:
AAGCGAAATCTCCTCATCAAGTTCAGCTACTTTTTGAGCTGTACTCTTTGCTCTGGAGCCCGTTTCGGAGATCCTTTTCTCAAAATCCCGGATCTCATTCCTCAGTTTATCCAGCTCTTTAGTATGAAACTGGATGTCCTTATCGATATCTTCCGTCTGAGCGAGTACGAAGGAAGAAGAGACGATCAGTGCAAGTAAAACTGGCAATTTTGCTCTAACATTCACGGCGTGAAAATAGAAGCACCCTATGTGATTATCAATTCATTTCCGGTTCCCAGTTCCAATACTGGCGCATTAAGAACACATCTATTATCACCCCGTCCGATTCGAGTGTAGTGAATAAGCTTGACTAAGTTTTACCGTGTAGCTACTTTGCCAGCCACTAAACTATCATCTTCAAGGAGGCAGATATTGAAAAGCGCACTATGGCCTAATCTGTTCAAGGGTTGGGGTAAGACAGAAAGTGAGACTGTCTTGACTCTTAAGAATGTCCCCGTCTTCAAGGGATTCACGGACAAAGAGTTTGGCGAGTTGGAGCAGCTGATCCACCGCCGCACCTACAAACCGGACGAATATGTTTTCAAGAACCAGGCACCGGGAGAGGGAATGTACATCATCGTCTTC
This window harbors:
- a CDS encoding cyclic nucleotide-binding domain-containing protein, yielding MKSALWPNLFKGWGKTESETVLTLKNVPVFKGFTDKEFGELEQLIHRRTYKPDEYVFKNQAPGEGMYIIVFGGVKISIGLRYSQEQVLAELKAGDFFGELALLGDEPRSASAIAT